A genomic segment from Malus domestica chromosome 05, GDT2T_hap1 encodes:
- the LOC103435297 gene encoding potassium transporter 11-like isoform X2 has product MASNAEVNGDSDTTNKGSMWVLDQKLDQPMDEEAGRLRTMYREKFSALLLMRLAFQSLGVVFGDLGTSPLYVFYNTFPHGINDPEDVVGALSLIIYSLTLVPLLKYVFVVCRANDSGQGGTFALYSLLCRHANVKIIPNQHRTDEELTTYSRSTFHEQSSAAKTKKWLEGHASRKNALLLLVLIGTCMVIGDGILTPVISVLSAAGGIKVRSPGMNNDYVILVAVVILVGLFSVQHYGTDKVGWLFAPIVLLWFLLIGGIGIFNIWKHDSTVLRAFYPVYIYRYFKRNGRDGWTSLGGIMLSITGTEALFADLAYFPVSAVQIAFTTVVFPCLLLAYCGQAAFLVKNHEDKTVLQAFYLSIPEQIYWPVFIVATLAAVVASQATISATFSIIKQALALGCFPRVKVVHTSKKFLGQIYIPDINWILMILCIAVTAGFKNQSQIGNAYGTAVVIVMLATTLLMTLIMILVWRCHWILVVTFTSLSLIVECTYFSAVLCKVDQGGWVPLVIAAAFLLIMYVWHYGTLKRYEFEMHSKVSMAWLLGLGPSLGLVRVPGIGLVYTELASGVPHIFSHFITNLPAIHQVVVFVCVKYLPVYTVPEEERFLVKRIGPKSFHMFRCVARYGYKDLHKKDDDFEKKLFENLFLFVRLESMMEGCSDSDEYSINGQQTERSRDGLLTNNGNTTTSTVDLSISSVDSIVPAKSPPHANNTVSSYGQMSSQNEIDELEFLNNCRESGVVHILGNTVVRARRDSRFYKKIAVDYIYAFLRKICRENSVIFNVPHESLLNVGQIFYV; this is encoded by the exons ATGGCTTCAAATGCAGAGGTTAATGGAGACAGTGATACCACCAACAAAGGCAGTATGTGGGTTCTGGATCAGAAGCTTGACCAACCCATGGACGAGGAGGCTGGCAGGCTGAGAACTATGTACAGGGAGAAG TTCTCCGCACTATTGCTTATGCGGCTTGCATTCCAAAGTCTTGGAGTGGTTTTTGGAGATTTGGGTACTTCTCCCTTGTATGTTTTCTACAATACCTTTCCCCATGGGATTAATGATCCGGAGGATGTGGTTGGAGCCCTTTCGTTGATTATATACTCTCTTACTCTTGTACCGCTCCTCAAGTATGTATTTGTTGTTTGTCGGGCAAATGACAGTGGTCAAG GTGGAACATTTGCTCTTTATTCACTTCTCTGTCGGCATGCAAATGTTAAAATTATTCCTAACCAACACCGGACTGATGAGGAGCTAACAACATATAGTCGTTCTACTTTCCATGAACAATCATCTGCTGCAAAAACCAAGAAGTGGTTGGAGGGGCATGCATCAAGGAAGAATGCCCTTCTTCTTCTGGTCCTCATAGGCACTTGTATGGTGATTGGAGATGGAATTCTTACTCCAGTTATATCTG TTTTATCAGCTGCTGGTGGGATCAAAGTCAGAAGTCCTGGCATGAACAATG ATTATGTCATACTCGTTGCTGTTGTAATATTAGTAGGTCTGTTTAGCGTGCAGCACTATGGCACAGATAAAGTTGGTTGGCTCTTTGCTCCCATTGTGCTGCTTTGGTTTCTATTAATTGGAGGTATTGGCATTTTCAACATCTGGAAACATGACAGTACTGTTTTGAGAGCTTTTTACCCCGTGTATATATATCGGTATTTTAAAAGGAACGGGAGAGATGGTTGGACTTCTCTTGGGGGTATTATGCTTAGTATAACAG GGACAGAAGCACTCTTTGCCGACCTTGCCTATTTTCCAGTTTCAGCTGTACAGATTGCGTTTACTACAGTCGTGTTTCCTTGCCTTCTTTTGGCCTATTGCGGACAGGCTGCCTTCCTTGTGAAAAATCATGAAGACAAAACTGTGCTTCAAGCATTTTATCTTTCTATTCCAG AACAAATATACTGGCCAGTCTTCATTGTTGCGACTCTTGCTGCCGTAGTTGCTAGTCAAGCAACAATATCAGCAACATTTTCAATAATCAAGCAGGCTCTTGCACTTGGCTGTTTTCCTAGAGTCAAAGTTGTACATACATCAAAGAAGTTCCTCGGCCAAATATATATTCCAGATATTAATTGGATCCTTATGATTCTTTGCATTGCGGTGACTGCTgggttcaaaaatcaaagccaaattgGAAATGCTTATG GGACGGCAGTTGTAATAGTCATGCTGGCAACCACATTGCTTATGACTCTAATCATGATATTAGTGTGGCGCTGCCATTGGATTCTTGTCGTTACATTCACCAGCTTGTCGCTGATTGTGGAATGCACTTACTTTTCTGCTGTACTCTGCAAGGTTGATCAAGGTGGATGGGTTCCTCTTGTGATTGCAGCTGCTTTTCTTCTCATCATGTATGTTTGGCATTATGGTACGTTGAAACGTTATGAGTTTGAGATGCACAGTAAAGTTTCAATGGCATGGCTTCTTGGGCTTGGCCCCAGTTTAGGACTGGTTCGGGTCCCTGGGATAGGACTTGTGTACACCGAGCTTGCAAGCGGGGTGCCCCACATCTTTTCCCACTTCATCACCAACCTGCCCGCAATCCACCAGGTTGTTGTCTTTGTCTGTGTTAAGTACCTCCCTGTATACACCGTcccagaagaagaaagattCCTCGTCAAGCGGATTGGCCCCAAGAGTTTCCACATGTTTCGTTGTGTTGCAAGATACGGTTATAAAGACCTACACAAGAAAGATGATGATTTTGAGAAGAAGCTCTTTGAAAACCTTTTCCTGTTTGTCCGGCTCGAGTCCATGATGGAAGGGTGTTCAGACTCAGATGAGTACAGCATCAATGGCCAGCAAACTGAGAGATCAAGGGACGGCCTCTTAACTAATAATGGCAACACAACCACTTCTACCGTAGACCTCAGTATCTCATCAGTGGACTCAATTGTTCCGGCTAAATCTCCACCGCACGCGAACAATACCGTGAGTTCGTACGGGCAGATGAGCAGCCAGAATGAGATTGATGAGCTAGAGTTTCTGAATAATTGTCGAGAGTCCGGGGTGGTGCATATACTTGGGAACACGGTAGTGAGAGCAAGGAGGGATTCCAGGTTCTACAAAAAGATAGCCGTTGATTACATTTATGCATTTCTCAGGAAAATTTGCAGGGAGAATAGTGTGATCTTCAACGTTCCTCACGAGAGTCTATTGAATGTTGGACAGATTTTCTATGTGTAA
- the LOC103435297 gene encoding potassium transporter 11-like isoform X1, which yields MASNAEVNGDSDTTNKGSMWVLDQKLDQPMDEEAGRLRTMYREKKFSALLLMRLAFQSLGVVFGDLGTSPLYVFYNTFPHGINDPEDVVGALSLIIYSLTLVPLLKYVFVVCRANDSGQGGTFALYSLLCRHANVKIIPNQHRTDEELTTYSRSTFHEQSSAAKTKKWLEGHASRKNALLLLVLIGTCMVIGDGILTPVISVLSAAGGIKVRSPGMNNDYVILVAVVILVGLFSVQHYGTDKVGWLFAPIVLLWFLLIGGIGIFNIWKHDSTVLRAFYPVYIYRYFKRNGRDGWTSLGGIMLSITGTEALFADLAYFPVSAVQIAFTTVVFPCLLLAYCGQAAFLVKNHEDKTVLQAFYLSIPEQIYWPVFIVATLAAVVASQATISATFSIIKQALALGCFPRVKVVHTSKKFLGQIYIPDINWILMILCIAVTAGFKNQSQIGNAYGTAVVIVMLATTLLMTLIMILVWRCHWILVVTFTSLSLIVECTYFSAVLCKVDQGGWVPLVIAAAFLLIMYVWHYGTLKRYEFEMHSKVSMAWLLGLGPSLGLVRVPGIGLVYTELASGVPHIFSHFITNLPAIHQVVVFVCVKYLPVYTVPEEERFLVKRIGPKSFHMFRCVARYGYKDLHKKDDDFEKKLFENLFLFVRLESMMEGCSDSDEYSINGQQTERSRDGLLTNNGNTTTSTVDLSISSVDSIVPAKSPPHANNTVSSYGQMSSQNEIDELEFLNNCRESGVVHILGNTVVRARRDSRFYKKIAVDYIYAFLRKICRENSVIFNVPHESLLNVGQIFYV from the exons ATGGCTTCAAATGCAGAGGTTAATGGAGACAGTGATACCACCAACAAAGGCAGTATGTGGGTTCTGGATCAGAAGCTTGACCAACCCATGGACGAGGAGGCTGGCAGGCTGAGAACTATGTACAGGGAGAAG AAGTTCTCCGCACTATTGCTTATGCGGCTTGCATTCCAAAGTCTTGGAGTGGTTTTTGGAGATTTGGGTACTTCTCCCTTGTATGTTTTCTACAATACCTTTCCCCATGGGATTAATGATCCGGAGGATGTGGTTGGAGCCCTTTCGTTGATTATATACTCTCTTACTCTTGTACCGCTCCTCAAGTATGTATTTGTTGTTTGTCGGGCAAATGACAGTGGTCAAG GTGGAACATTTGCTCTTTATTCACTTCTCTGTCGGCATGCAAATGTTAAAATTATTCCTAACCAACACCGGACTGATGAGGAGCTAACAACATATAGTCGTTCTACTTTCCATGAACAATCATCTGCTGCAAAAACCAAGAAGTGGTTGGAGGGGCATGCATCAAGGAAGAATGCCCTTCTTCTTCTGGTCCTCATAGGCACTTGTATGGTGATTGGAGATGGAATTCTTACTCCAGTTATATCTG TTTTATCAGCTGCTGGTGGGATCAAAGTCAGAAGTCCTGGCATGAACAATG ATTATGTCATACTCGTTGCTGTTGTAATATTAGTAGGTCTGTTTAGCGTGCAGCACTATGGCACAGATAAAGTTGGTTGGCTCTTTGCTCCCATTGTGCTGCTTTGGTTTCTATTAATTGGAGGTATTGGCATTTTCAACATCTGGAAACATGACAGTACTGTTTTGAGAGCTTTTTACCCCGTGTATATATATCGGTATTTTAAAAGGAACGGGAGAGATGGTTGGACTTCTCTTGGGGGTATTATGCTTAGTATAACAG GGACAGAAGCACTCTTTGCCGACCTTGCCTATTTTCCAGTTTCAGCTGTACAGATTGCGTTTACTACAGTCGTGTTTCCTTGCCTTCTTTTGGCCTATTGCGGACAGGCTGCCTTCCTTGTGAAAAATCATGAAGACAAAACTGTGCTTCAAGCATTTTATCTTTCTATTCCAG AACAAATATACTGGCCAGTCTTCATTGTTGCGACTCTTGCTGCCGTAGTTGCTAGTCAAGCAACAATATCAGCAACATTTTCAATAATCAAGCAGGCTCTTGCACTTGGCTGTTTTCCTAGAGTCAAAGTTGTACATACATCAAAGAAGTTCCTCGGCCAAATATATATTCCAGATATTAATTGGATCCTTATGATTCTTTGCATTGCGGTGACTGCTgggttcaaaaatcaaagccaaattgGAAATGCTTATG GGACGGCAGTTGTAATAGTCATGCTGGCAACCACATTGCTTATGACTCTAATCATGATATTAGTGTGGCGCTGCCATTGGATTCTTGTCGTTACATTCACCAGCTTGTCGCTGATTGTGGAATGCACTTACTTTTCTGCTGTACTCTGCAAGGTTGATCAAGGTGGATGGGTTCCTCTTGTGATTGCAGCTGCTTTTCTTCTCATCATGTATGTTTGGCATTATGGTACGTTGAAACGTTATGAGTTTGAGATGCACAGTAAAGTTTCAATGGCATGGCTTCTTGGGCTTGGCCCCAGTTTAGGACTGGTTCGGGTCCCTGGGATAGGACTTGTGTACACCGAGCTTGCAAGCGGGGTGCCCCACATCTTTTCCCACTTCATCACCAACCTGCCCGCAATCCACCAGGTTGTTGTCTTTGTCTGTGTTAAGTACCTCCCTGTATACACCGTcccagaagaagaaagattCCTCGTCAAGCGGATTGGCCCCAAGAGTTTCCACATGTTTCGTTGTGTTGCAAGATACGGTTATAAAGACCTACACAAGAAAGATGATGATTTTGAGAAGAAGCTCTTTGAAAACCTTTTCCTGTTTGTCCGGCTCGAGTCCATGATGGAAGGGTGTTCAGACTCAGATGAGTACAGCATCAATGGCCAGCAAACTGAGAGATCAAGGGACGGCCTCTTAACTAATAATGGCAACACAACCACTTCTACCGTAGACCTCAGTATCTCATCAGTGGACTCAATTGTTCCGGCTAAATCTCCACCGCACGCGAACAATACCGTGAGTTCGTACGGGCAGATGAGCAGCCAGAATGAGATTGATGAGCTAGAGTTTCTGAATAATTGTCGAGAGTCCGGGGTGGTGCATATACTTGGGAACACGGTAGTGAGAGCAAGGAGGGATTCCAGGTTCTACAAAAAGATAGCCGTTGATTACATTTATGCATTTCTCAGGAAAATTTGCAGGGAGAATAGTGTGATCTTCAACGTTCCTCACGAGAGTCTATTGAATGTTGGACAGATTTTCTATGTGTAA
- the LOC103435297 gene encoding potassium transporter 10-like isoform X3, with protein MWVLDQKLDQPMDEEAGRLRTMYREKKFSALLLMRLAFQSLGVVFGDLGTSPLYVFYNTFPHGINDPEDVVGALSLIIYSLTLVPLLKYVFVVCRANDSGQGGTFALYSLLCRHANVKIIPNQHRTDEELTTYSRSTFHEQSSAAKTKKWLEGHASRKNALLLLVLIGTCMVIGDGILTPVISVLSAAGGIKVRSPGMNNDYVILVAVVILVGLFSVQHYGTDKVGWLFAPIVLLWFLLIGGIGIFNIWKHDSTVLRAFYPVYIYRYFKRNGRDGWTSLGGIMLSITGTEALFADLAYFPVSAVQIAFTTVVFPCLLLAYCGQAAFLVKNHEDKTVLQAFYLSIPEQIYWPVFIVATLAAVVASQATISATFSIIKQALALGCFPRVKVVHTSKKFLGQIYIPDINWILMILCIAVTAGFKNQSQIGNAYGTAVVIVMLATTLLMTLIMILVWRCHWILVVTFTSLSLIVECTYFSAVLCKVDQGGWVPLVIAAAFLLIMYVWHYGTLKRYEFEMHSKVSMAWLLGLGPSLGLVRVPGIGLVYTELASGVPHIFSHFITNLPAIHQVVVFVCVKYLPVYTVPEEERFLVKRIGPKSFHMFRCVARYGYKDLHKKDDDFEKKLFENLFLFVRLESMMEGCSDSDEYSINGQQTERSRDGLLTNNGNTTTSTVDLSISSVDSIVPAKSPPHANNTVSSYGQMSSQNEIDELEFLNNCRESGVVHILGNTVVRARRDSRFYKKIAVDYIYAFLRKICRENSVIFNVPHESLLNVGQIFYV; from the exons ATGTGGGTTCTGGATCAGAAGCTTGACCAACCCATGGACGAGGAGGCTGGCAGGCTGAGAACTATGTACAGGGAGAAG AAGTTCTCCGCACTATTGCTTATGCGGCTTGCATTCCAAAGTCTTGGAGTGGTTTTTGGAGATTTGGGTACTTCTCCCTTGTATGTTTTCTACAATACCTTTCCCCATGGGATTAATGATCCGGAGGATGTGGTTGGAGCCCTTTCGTTGATTATATACTCTCTTACTCTTGTACCGCTCCTCAAGTATGTATTTGTTGTTTGTCGGGCAAATGACAGTGGTCAAG GTGGAACATTTGCTCTTTATTCACTTCTCTGTCGGCATGCAAATGTTAAAATTATTCCTAACCAACACCGGACTGATGAGGAGCTAACAACATATAGTCGTTCTACTTTCCATGAACAATCATCTGCTGCAAAAACCAAGAAGTGGTTGGAGGGGCATGCATCAAGGAAGAATGCCCTTCTTCTTCTGGTCCTCATAGGCACTTGTATGGTGATTGGAGATGGAATTCTTACTCCAGTTATATCTG TTTTATCAGCTGCTGGTGGGATCAAAGTCAGAAGTCCTGGCATGAACAATG ATTATGTCATACTCGTTGCTGTTGTAATATTAGTAGGTCTGTTTAGCGTGCAGCACTATGGCACAGATAAAGTTGGTTGGCTCTTTGCTCCCATTGTGCTGCTTTGGTTTCTATTAATTGGAGGTATTGGCATTTTCAACATCTGGAAACATGACAGTACTGTTTTGAGAGCTTTTTACCCCGTGTATATATATCGGTATTTTAAAAGGAACGGGAGAGATGGTTGGACTTCTCTTGGGGGTATTATGCTTAGTATAACAG GGACAGAAGCACTCTTTGCCGACCTTGCCTATTTTCCAGTTTCAGCTGTACAGATTGCGTTTACTACAGTCGTGTTTCCTTGCCTTCTTTTGGCCTATTGCGGACAGGCTGCCTTCCTTGTGAAAAATCATGAAGACAAAACTGTGCTTCAAGCATTTTATCTTTCTATTCCAG AACAAATATACTGGCCAGTCTTCATTGTTGCGACTCTTGCTGCCGTAGTTGCTAGTCAAGCAACAATATCAGCAACATTTTCAATAATCAAGCAGGCTCTTGCACTTGGCTGTTTTCCTAGAGTCAAAGTTGTACATACATCAAAGAAGTTCCTCGGCCAAATATATATTCCAGATATTAATTGGATCCTTATGATTCTTTGCATTGCGGTGACTGCTgggttcaaaaatcaaagccaaattgGAAATGCTTATG GGACGGCAGTTGTAATAGTCATGCTGGCAACCACATTGCTTATGACTCTAATCATGATATTAGTGTGGCGCTGCCATTGGATTCTTGTCGTTACATTCACCAGCTTGTCGCTGATTGTGGAATGCACTTACTTTTCTGCTGTACTCTGCAAGGTTGATCAAGGTGGATGGGTTCCTCTTGTGATTGCAGCTGCTTTTCTTCTCATCATGTATGTTTGGCATTATGGTACGTTGAAACGTTATGAGTTTGAGATGCACAGTAAAGTTTCAATGGCATGGCTTCTTGGGCTTGGCCCCAGTTTAGGACTGGTTCGGGTCCCTGGGATAGGACTTGTGTACACCGAGCTTGCAAGCGGGGTGCCCCACATCTTTTCCCACTTCATCACCAACCTGCCCGCAATCCACCAGGTTGTTGTCTTTGTCTGTGTTAAGTACCTCCCTGTATACACCGTcccagaagaagaaagattCCTCGTCAAGCGGATTGGCCCCAAGAGTTTCCACATGTTTCGTTGTGTTGCAAGATACGGTTATAAAGACCTACACAAGAAAGATGATGATTTTGAGAAGAAGCTCTTTGAAAACCTTTTCCTGTTTGTCCGGCTCGAGTCCATGATGGAAGGGTGTTCAGACTCAGATGAGTACAGCATCAATGGCCAGCAAACTGAGAGATCAAGGGACGGCCTCTTAACTAATAATGGCAACACAACCACTTCTACCGTAGACCTCAGTATCTCATCAGTGGACTCAATTGTTCCGGCTAAATCTCCACCGCACGCGAACAATACCGTGAGTTCGTACGGGCAGATGAGCAGCCAGAATGAGATTGATGAGCTAGAGTTTCTGAATAATTGTCGAGAGTCCGGGGTGGTGCATATACTTGGGAACACGGTAGTGAGAGCAAGGAGGGATTCCAGGTTCTACAAAAAGATAGCCGTTGATTACATTTATGCATTTCTCAGGAAAATTTGCAGGGAGAATAGTGTGATCTTCAACGTTCCTCACGAGAGTCTATTGAATGTTGGACAGATTTTCTATGTGTAA